DNA sequence from the Lysinibacillus sp. OF-1 genome:
AGCTAAAAAACGTTTACCTTGGTTAGTGGTACTACTGTTTTTAGGTATGCTGACAGCCAATTTAATGGGGCAATTTGAAGATACTTTAGATAAGGTAGCCTTACTAGCTGTCTTTATTCCACTTATTTCAGGAACATCAGGGAATAGTGGAACACAAGCATTAGCCGTGGCGATCAGAGGTATTGCAACAGGAGACGTGGAAGAACATAGTAAATTCAAGTTACTACTACGTGAAGCAGGTACAGGCTTAATGTCAGGCGTTGTTTGTGGATTAATCGTTATTGGCATTGTTTATTTCTGGAAACATGAACTTGTTTTAGGAATGTTAGTAGGAGCAGCACTTTGTGGTTCTATTTTAGTCGCGACATTAGCGGGTTCCTTTATTCCGTTGTTAATGCATCGACTAAAAATAGACCCTGCTGTGGCATCAGGACCTTTTATTACAACTTTAAATGATATAACAAGTATTTTAATTTACTTAGGATTAGCGACAGTTTTTTTAAGTCAAATAGGCTAAGAACCAATTTACTTACTTTCGCATATTGTATGGAAAAAAGGGAAGTGAGTAAAGTGGATCGAGAGCCACGCTTGTTTATAAAATCACCATCATATTTTTTAAATATTTCTAAGGCGTTACATGAACTTGATTTGGATGAAAGTACATCCGTATATGTAAGGGACAACATTTTCGATGAGCAAACAGTTGATGGGAAAGAAGATATCGTAGAAGATGTACAAATAGATCCGTACTTACTAAAACAACTTCAATTTTTAGAAAAGCCATTTCGTCAGAGGGCCTATCAGCCATTATTAGTTTGCTTAAAAGATGGTAGAAAATTAACTGGAACTGCCTCAGAAGTACAGAGTGATTCTTTAATGCTAACGTCATTAGAATTAAAAACACAGGAAATCATTCATTTTGAAGAGATACAACAAATACTGTGGCGTGGAAGAAAATTGCCAACATTATAAAAAAAGTGTACAGCAGAGGATGCTGTACACTTTTTTTTATGTGTGTGTGTCAAAGGTGAAAGAAATTAATCACAAATCCCTAAGTCAACATCAGCGATACATTGTACAGCGCAGAAACAAGATAAATCTACAGTAATACAGCTATCTGTTGAGTTCCAGTCATCTACTTTACAGATTTTCTTCATGTTTACGCAACAGCCGTCACGACTTAATAAGTCTACTGTACTTTCACTAGAGTCAAATGTACATAATGGCTCTAAAACACGTAAAGTTGCACAGCACTCATCAAACATATCTTCTACACGGAAGAATACGGATGTACAAATACAAGGATCTGCTGTTGGAGAGTTAAAGAATGCTTTGAAAGGAGTACCATCTTTTGTAATTAACATGAATACACGTGTATCTGCTTGAGAGCGTGCAGGACTAACAATTCCGCCTAGTGGTTCTAAGAAACAGTTCGCTGTACATGGAGAACACTCATCTCGCACCGCTTGATTTTGAATATCTAAAATAGCGCGAACTACGTCACAAACGCAGCCTGCTGAATGGATTGGTCCAATAGGATTTGTTGGCTTACCACAACCCATATTGTCACCTCCTTTCCTTGTTACTACTTCTACAATATGTACTTTTGAAAAATGGACTCGGGCTTTCGTATATATCTTCGAATGAATAGTTTTTTTATGTGTGGAGAAACTGTAAAGAAAAGGAGGGGAAAACATTTGAGGCTACTAGGAATGACATTACCTCTCTTAGTCGTTTTATCGCTGTTAAATGGTTGTGCTGAAAAAGAAAAATTTATTGTCTATGGGTCGCCACAAAATGAAAGTGAAGTCGAAGCCCTTATAAAAGAAGAAGACTATGTTGAACGATCAACGGTTATCCAATATGACGATAGTATGCTTGTTGCAGTACAAATCAAACCATGGGAAAAGTGGAAAAAGACTAAGCTAGAGAAAAAATTGCAAAAGAAATTTGATGAGAAATATCCAAACAAAGATGTATTTGTCTCAGCTGATTATAAAATTTTTTATGAAGCCAATAAAATAAAAAAGGATCAGATTGAAGATAATAAATTGAGCGATAAAATTACAAAACTAAAAGAGCTTGCAAAGGAGCAGACATAAATGGAAAAAGAACAATACCAACAGTTAGAGCAATATGTTACACCAAAGCCCCCTTATTTAAAGAATATAGCTAAGGCATTCTTTGTTGGTGGACTGATTTGTGCAATTGGTCAAGCTGTGTCCCTTTTTTATATTATTTTTTTCAATTTTACGGAAGCAACAGCAGGAAATCCAACTGTTGCCACAATGGTATTCTTTGCCATGATTTTAACAGGCTTGGGCCTTTATAAAAAAATTGGTCAATTTGCTGGAGCAGGCTCAGCAGTTCCAGTAACAGGCTTTGGTAATGCCGTTATTTCTGCGGCTATCGAACATCGGTC
Encoded proteins:
- a CDS encoding CotY/CotZ family spore coat protein encodes the protein MGCGKPTNPIGPIHSAGCVCDVVRAILDIQNQAVRDECSPCTANCFLEPLGGIVSPARSQADTRVFMLITKDGTPFKAFFNSPTADPCICTSVFFRVEDMFDECCATLRVLEPLCTFDSSESTVDLLSRDGCCVNMKKICKVDDWNSTDSCITVDLSCFCAVQCIADVDLGICD
- a CDS encoding YhcN/YlaJ family sporulation lipoprotein, translated to MRLLGMTLPLLVVLSLLNGCAEKEKFIVYGSPQNESEVEALIKEEDYVERSTVIQYDDSMLVAVQIKPWEKWKKTKLEKKLQKKFDEKYPNKDVFVSADYKIFYEANKIKKDQIEDNKLSDKITKLKELAKEQT
- the spoVAC gene encoding stage V sporulation protein AC, producing the protein MEKEQYQQLEQYVTPKPPYLKNIAKAFFVGGLICAIGQAVSLFYIIFFNFTEATAGNPTVATMVFFAMILTGLGLYKKIGQFAGAGSAVPVTGFGNAVISAAIEHRSEGLVLGVGGNLFKLAGSVVLFGVVSAFFVALIKYILVTIGVVSW